The window GACCAGTTTTTCATTGCTGATATTAATGGTTATGGAATGCATATTGTTCGTTCGTAATTACCAAGGGTTGATCTTAGATTTCGATATGTTTTGGAAATTGCGGGACACGTTCTGAATGCGCTCTTTCTTCAGGAGCTTGGGACTCAGTCTGGTCAGCCTGACACCTACCTTCTGCTGATGCAATTTATACTCTTCACAGATAGCATCAAGATCATAACCGAATTTCTCGGAATGCTCGTTTCGGTACTGTCGTATCTCATCTACAATCGGATCTTTCATAATTCATCTCCTAACAGTTCTTGAGGAGAGCATATTTCAGGGCAATTCCATCCGTTCTCCTCCACAGCCTGTCGTATTTTCTTTCTGATAAACGGATTGTTTATATGCTTGAAGTTCCATGTTACAATAATATCCATTCCATTAGCCGCAGCAACGGCAATATGAAGCGCATCCTCCGGGCATTTTTCCGGAATAATATTTTTCTCGATAAATTCCCGGGCAAGTCTTTTTATCTCGTC is drawn from Candidatus Electrothrix rattekaaiensis and contains these coding sequences:
- a CDS encoding type II toxin-antitoxin system VapC family toxin — encoded protein: MKQKIYIETSVISYLTARPSRNLVIAAHQASTSDFWQLIDQYEVFISDIVIQEASRGDVVQARLRSQVIEEFPVLEIDDEIKRLAREFIEKNIIPEKCPEDALHIAVAAANGMDIIVTWNFKHINNPFIRKKIRQAVEENGWNCPEICSPQELLGDEL